The Astatotilapia calliptera chromosome 19, fAstCal1.2, whole genome shotgun sequence DNA segment TATGctctcggtgtttgctgatatcaaactgtggTATGAGGACCACTGTTTGTAatctttgtagtgatactcagaaggtCTGGCTTATAAAGtccttatttgttttatttagacctggtttaattctggccGTTGCAAGGCCTGGGTCATGTGGCAGCCAACAACTTCTCCAGAGAGGCTGTCCTGGTGAGGGAGAAGTTCATGGCCCACTTCTCGGTGGAGGGAGCAGTGTCTTGACAACCAAAAGAATAGCCTATTTGAAGTCCCAGTGACTTCCCCACAACGGCTCTTTTAAGAGCCACCCACAAATCTCTAAATAGCGTTcctgcctttttaaaattttcttaaTAAACGGAGCTTGTCTCCAAAATAAACTAACCTCTCTTTATTCTCTTAAATAATTAGTCTTCACTATGTTCCTATATAGTAGTATATTTTTTATTGGCCAATATTAAAGTTATAATAtttatcattattagttattagcaGTGGacttgaactctgtgtcaaatactgagcttcagtaaagattcaagttgcagttatttgtaTTACCTATCACCTTATATCTTCACTCAAAAACAAGTATctgctgctctattcccatgttgttgcagtatgtagtgatgggcagatgaagcttcatgaagcactgaagcttttcatccagttggttcaccccagcgcaaagcgtcttgaagcttcatttgctctagtaggacacctactggacgtaaaaatattagttggcatgaatttgaagagtgtggcattttgcacacagcctgtaaatgtcaacaacaaaaggagtgtgtaaaacatgtatattgtagtgatggcattATACTGTGCATATTTATAAGCtttacaagctgcatgtcttcgGACAGtgtgaggaagctggagtacccggagggaacccacgcaaacacggggagaacatgcaaactccacacagaaagaccccaatggtggaattgaactcaggaccttcttgctgtgcggcaacagtgctaaccaccgtgccgccTCAGTCCCAAATATGAAGCTGTTAAATGGGAGCACCCAGTGCCTTTACTTTTGCAGTCACAGTTCAGTCAACTTTAAACCTCTACACTGCTGCCCGAAATCCTGCAGCTCTCCACTTGAATTGTGATGCTGGAAAAACCAAACTTGGAGCACAGGACCCTTGTTGCCTTCCTGAGGATGATCTGCGAATCAGCATCTTcctctggaaaaaacaaacaaacaaataaatacagacaATGACATGATTTAATCATCAGTGCTCTTCTTCTACAACTTTGGCTCAACTCTTCCTCTTCATTTTATTGTGGATGCTAGAATTTTGCTTGTACTCAGAAGTTCATGGAAGTAAATAAAACTTCAGCCCAAAATGACAATATTTTACCTGTTTATCGTGTATGCTGAActtgtgggttttttgtgttcTATATAAATCAGATTATATTCatagagagttggggaatggctgccgTGATTTCAACatcagggaaaccaaacaacctctggtgaAGTGGATTGcgcaacacagaagagctaactcgccaggccaggactctgcagactctttacacctacaggccagtggacactctttgatgatgaggatgtacacatcctggatgGGGAGAAACGCTGGTTGCAGcgcagagtcaaggaggccacttacgtgaaaagggaaagaccatctctgaatcaaggagggggcctaaggggccatctttcgccatcttacaatgctgtgattgcagccattccccaactctctatgaatggtactcatggccatggatcagtggttgttgatcaatggtcatgagaatttgcatattaatgatcaatgaactgacctcacagcccattgttcattcagtggtgctagtttcagtcattgggcaaatgtactgtttataagattggggaaacctgcagtcagctgagactgaagaagtcacttggatgagcgacgaaacgtttctcccactgaaaacgctacgtccagatgaacacaatcaaccttttgggggtTGTTTTGAGGTGTTTGTGTCCATATTCTTCATTACTTCCtgtgttgtggtttgttcagatgcaactttgcaaacctgtgCCGCCATGTTATGTTTGCAGAGAAGTCATacttagtcttttttttaaacgtgcTACCAATGGACTTGAATATTTCACATGTTAACTAAGGCCTGTAGAATTTGAGAGTTAGATCTTGGGGGttctttagtttagtttagtttttagttttttttagttttctggGACCTTCCCTCCTAGAAAGAACTAGAATGCTCCAGAAAATTGCCAAAAACCTTTACTTCTATAGAGTTCATCAATGAATTAATCATTTGCTGATGATCATTTAATCACGTGCatctgattagcagcacctggctgcttcTTACCCTCCTAATTCTTGTGGAAGCAATAagaactttctttttcagttgACTGGCACCTTACATTACTGCTGTAATAGATCAATATTTGCCAAAGGGTTTTCCATCCTATTTACTTAGAATACAAACACTCTGatcaaacaataaacaaatgttTACAGGACCAGGATAAAAGGCGCAGGATGGGCGTGTGGTGTTTCATTTCTAATTAAACCTCCATAGTTTTAGCAGGGGCACCACCAAGGGAGGGGCAAGGGGGCAGTGGGCACTCCCAAAAATCTGCAGACAGATTTGCAATAGACTATTATGGATTTCCAAGTCTTATTTGATTTTTATATGTATCTATTTTCAGTGATATCAACttcaaaagcagaaaataactaaaaaaaaattctgttttttgccatatttttcaagtaacttatATTTGGCAACAGCataataaaactggaaattctgttttttactgGGCTTTAGCGCAGGTTCTGCTTCCTCTCCACATAACAGTACCGTCTTCGCCTCTTACCTGTGGCAAGGTGCACGGAAAGCAGAGAATGAGTCGTGTTGAGGCTCCACATGTGTAAACTGTGAATGGCGGTGACTCCTCctacagacagcagcagctctctCACGGCGCCGAAACTCACGTCCCGAGGAGCGCCTTCAGAAAATACACACGTTAAACTGTCGCTAAAATCTGAACGTCACCACAGGCGGAGGGAAGTGTGTTTACCTTCCAGCAGTATCCTGAAAACATCCTTTGTGACAGGAAGCGTTGTCCCAATAACGAGAAGAGAGAACAGGAAGGTGCAAATTGGATCTGCTACTTTATATTCAGGCTGTGAAGAAGACAGAAATATGATCAGAAACAATTGATGGAGTGATATTGAGTACTTGGAGAGTACAGTGCTGTATCAAGCCCATcctgattatttttgttatttaactgttatttttaatcttacacTGACCCAGAAGTGGATGATGGTGGCAGCCAGCACGACACCGACACTCTGCACCAGATCTCCCACCACATGAACGAAAGCTGCCTTCACACTTGCATTACCGTGGCCGTTCCTCTGCCCATGCTTGTCCCTCTGGGTCAGGTTGGTGGCAAACCCATGGCTGTGGCCATGTGAGTTGCCAGGCTGATGCAAGATCAGGATCATCCTGGGTAAAACAAAGCATAGACGTCATCACTCATCGCTGCTGACTGCCCCCCTAAACCAAGCAGAAATAATCCATAAAGTAAGCTCGGCACACTTACAGGACATTGACCCCCACAGCACAGCCTGATGTTATGAGCATGATCTCACTGTCAATCTCGTATTCCCCGTCGGAGATCCTCTGCACGGCTGATAAGACGAGCACTACTGTCACGGCCCAGATCGACACGACTGATAGAAACATGGCCAGAATCTCTGCGTGAAACAGTAACAGAGTCAGAAATGGCCCCGAAAATATGAAGGATATGAGTACGTGCAACTCATATGGACTAATGTGCACATAAATTCAATGGGCAGTTTGCTAGTATCGGGTTGGACGCccttttgctttcagaactgcctgAATTCTTCATGGTACAAATTTAACAATGAGCTGAAAGCTTTTGGTCCATATTCACATGATTATGGCACACAGTCCACATGCACCACATCCCtgctctactggattgagatctatTTACTGTGGAGGACATTTGAGTACAGTCCACATGCTGTCATGTTCGAGAAACCAGCTTGACATGATGTGAGCTTTGTTTGTTCTCCTGCAGGATGCTGCCATCAaaagtgacatttaaatgatgctcagttaagggatccaaagtgtgccaagaaaatatcccaccATAACATCAGCACCTCCACCAGCCTAAACTGTCGATACAAGGCAGGACAGATTCATTCTTTTGACTTGTTTattccaaattctgacccttcTATGTTGTACTGCTACTTCGGTTAATGAATCTTAACctgtgtacctaacaaagtggctggtgagtgtattcTTGAGAGCTACTCGTGAGAACCTTGTTCCTACCAGCTCGATACCATCCAAAAGTCATGGTTCCTGTCTGAGGCCTTGATGCGATCCACAGAGAGAAGATGCTGATTACAATGCTGACAAAATCAGTCAGAAGGTGAGCTGCGTCCGTCATGATGGC contains these protein-coding regions:
- the LOC113012312 gene encoding zinc transporter 2-like, translating into MESSTDPEKQHLIETHSEPLVWVSGPEKKCSDSEFSEDTLSVEGLWQHEWLCQEANWRSVTERDSRCLARKKLFTACAVSLVFMTGEAIGGYAAGSLAIMTDAAHLLTDFVSIVISIFSLWIASRPQTGTMTFGWYRAEILAMFLSVVSIWAVTVVLVLSAVQRISDGEYEIDSEIMLITSGCAVGVNVLMILILHQPGNSHGHSHGFATNLTQRDKHGQRNGHGNASVKAAFVHVVGDLVQSVGVVLAATIIHFWPEYKVADPICTFLFSLLVIGTTLPVTKDVFRILLEGAPRDVSFGAVRELLLSVGGVTAIHSLHMWSLNTTHSLLSVHLATEEDADSQIILRKATRVLCSKFGFSSITIQVESCRISGSSVEV